In a genomic window of Helianthus annuus cultivar XRQ/B chromosome 10, HanXRQr2.0-SUNRISE, whole genome shotgun sequence:
- the LOC110883343 gene encoding glutathione S-transferase T3-like gives MDPQAPAFDPFAFRSPQVPSPRENVERPLPIYEDKEEEVVPETQNLGDYEDDTGDDEYNVNEDTDNEEDDARGKKAKMERQSWTKYQEEALAKARVHCSTNKKKGNQQTRDGFWRRILDHYNATVGGTNRTVHQVRFKWNPMMTKINFFNGLYQQADRTRESGCNDLNVMKIALKDFQDRYPSGFQHVEAWEVVRKHDKWAQVPLLGEEGEGLAQKRKSVDVDPSIPDMNEGPSPQRTQRRDKRQATSSEGSAELAAQFKEYTAMKEAKHVSEMEAIELRKKRESEARDLITEQRETMKNYAHGRDMKTFLKPHDDAPPEMLPFILVRKREIANKYGWPCNF, from the exons atggatCCTCAAGCCCCCGCCTTCGACCCGTTTGCTTTTCGTTCCCCACAAGTTCCATCTCCACGAGAAAATGTtgaacgtcctctacctatttACGAGGACAAGGAGGAGGAagtagtgcccgaaactcaaaatttgggcgactATGAAGATGACACCGGCGACGATGAATATAATGTGAATGAAGACACCGACAACGAAGAAGATGACGCTCGGGGTAAAAAGGCAAAAATGGAGCGCCAATCTTGGACAAAATACCAAGAAGAGGCATTGGCGAAGGCAAGGGTACATTGCTCTACCAACAAAaagaagggcaatcaacaaaCCCGCGATGGTTTTTGGCGTAGGATTTTAGATCATTATAACGCCACCGTTGGTGGAACTAACCGGACCGTGCATCAAGTACGGTTTAAATGGAACCCGATGatgacgaaaataaactttttcaacggcctataccaacaagcg gatcgcacacgagaAAGCGGGTGTAACGATCTCAACGTGATGAAAATCGCTTTAAAGGATTTTCAAGATAGATATCCGAGCGGTTTTCAACATGTCGAGGCatgggaggtcgttcgaaaacacgacaaatgggcccaagtcccattgttgGGTGAGGAAGGGGAAGGTTTGGCACAAAAAAGAAAGTCTGTTGACGTGGACCCTTCCATACCCGATATGAACGAAGGCCCCTCGCCACAAAGAacacaacggcgagacaagcgtcaagcgaCATCGTCCGAGGGCTCGGCTGAGTTAGCGGCACAATTCAAAGAatacaccgccatgaaagaagcgaagcacgTGAGTGAGATGGAGGCGATTgaattgaggaagaaaagagagtcggaggctcgcgatCTCATAAcggaacaacgcgagacgatgaaaaactacGCGCACggtcgagatatgaaaacattcctcaagccgcacgacgatgctcCGCCGGAAATGTTGCCGTTCATCCTCGTCCGAAAACGCGAgatcgctaacaagtacgggtggccgtgcaatttctaa